A stretch of the Comamonas testosteroni TK102 genome encodes the following:
- the fliI gene encoding flagellar protein export ATPase FliI yields the protein MNAWQQFMSQARARYAEPVPLECQGHLTRLTGMVLEASGLRVPVGAQCHIHQHGQEPVLAEVVGFAGERAFLMPAGDIQGLSSGAMVTPAAPFVPVPQLGVAETEKVRQTVGVLRLPMGDGLLGRVVDSQGIPLDRGPALEGVVPEVLDRNPINAMDRDPVRESLDTGVKALNSLLTVGRGQRLGLFAGSGVGKSVLLGMMARYTQADVIVVGLIGERGREVKEFVEDILGAQDRSRAVVVAAPADAPPLLRMQGASYATAIAEHFRDKGKHVLLLMDSLTRYAMAQREIALAIGEPPATKGYPPSCFAKLPALVERSGNGLHGVGSITAFYTVLSEGDDQQDPIADAARAILDGHVVLSRALAETGHYPAIDIEQSASRVMHNVVSREHFELARRFRAVYSRYQKGRDLVQVGAYVPGSDPQLDEAIALQPAMTGFLQQSMFESSSMEQSLAGMAQAMQRG from the coding sequence ATGAACGCCTGGCAGCAGTTCATGAGCCAGGCGCGTGCTCGCTATGCCGAGCCGGTGCCATTGGAATGCCAGGGCCATCTCACGCGCCTGACCGGCATGGTGCTGGAGGCCTCGGGGCTGCGCGTTCCCGTGGGGGCGCAATGCCATATTCATCAGCACGGGCAGGAACCTGTGCTGGCCGAGGTGGTCGGTTTTGCCGGCGAGCGCGCCTTTCTGATGCCCGCGGGCGATATTCAGGGTCTGTCCAGCGGTGCCATGGTGACGCCGGCAGCTCCATTTGTTCCCGTGCCCCAGCTGGGCGTGGCGGAGACCGAGAAGGTCAGGCAGACCGTGGGCGTGCTGCGCCTGCCCATGGGCGATGGCCTGCTGGGGCGCGTGGTGGATTCGCAAGGAATCCCGCTGGATCGCGGCCCGGCGCTGGAAGGCGTGGTGCCCGAGGTGCTGGATCGCAACCCCATCAACGCCATGGACCGAGACCCCGTGCGGGAGTCGCTGGATACCGGTGTCAAGGCGCTGAATTCGCTGCTGACCGTGGGGCGCGGCCAGCGTCTGGGTCTGTTTGCCGGCTCGGGTGTGGGCAAGTCCGTGCTGCTGGGCATGATGGCGCGCTACACCCAGGCCGACGTGATCGTGGTGGGCCTGATCGGCGAGCGTGGCCGCGAGGTCAAGGAGTTCGTCGAGGACATCCTGGGCGCCCAGGACCGCAGCCGTGCCGTGGTGGTGGCCGCCCCCGCCGATGCGCCGCCGCTGCTGCGCATGCAGGGTGCCAGCTACGCCACGGCGATTGCCGAGCATTTCCGCGACAAGGGCAAGCATGTGCTGCTGCTCATGGATTCGCTGACCCGCTATGCGATGGCCCAGCGCGAAATCGCCCTGGCCATCGGCGAGCCGCCGGCCACCAAGGGCTATCCGCCATCGTGCTTTGCCAAGCTGCCTGCGCTGGTGGAGCGCAGCGGCAACGGCCTGCACGGCGTGGGCTCGATCACGGCCTTCTACACCGTGCTGTCCGAAGGTGACGATCAGCAGGATCCGATTGCCGATGCGGCCCGCGCCATTCTCGACGGTCATGTCGTGCTCTCGCGGGCGCTGGCCGAGACCGGGCATTACCCGGCCATCGACATCGAACAGTCGGCTTCGCGCGTCATGCACAACGTGGTTTCGCGCGAGCATTTCGAGCTGGCACGTCGCTTTCGCGCCGTCTATTCGCGCTATCAGAAGGGGCGCGATCTGGTGCAGGTCGGCGCCTATGTCCCAGGCTCCGATCCGCAGCTGGACGAGGCGATTGCGCTGCAGCCCGCCATGACCGGGTTTCTGCAGCAAAGCATGTTTGAAAGCTCCAGCATGGAGCAAAGCCTGGCCGGCATGGCGCAAGCCATGCAGCGGGGCTGA
- a CDS encoding FliH/SctL family protein: protein MSKGQPPRSHSRFIPQEEIDDSTVVQWRFGAVDAQSGGVFAPAQPAAFIPAGTPHFNGFSPSIAHQPQPQPEVQAVESVEPAAPAFDEEQLQQMLAQARAEGHAQGLAEGRTQTQQQWQQHLDDHINGAGRESAQRIDGVLQGLEDNFKQLQSGMAQELLNLACDIARQVVRQELRSQPQALLPVIREALDMLVEESRPVTVRLNPADFELLDEALRAEHGAHSRIQWLGDATIAQGDVKVESGGSEIDGGLDKRWRRAVAALGLVSTWYDGDKP from the coding sequence ATGTCTAAGGGCCAGCCACCGCGTTCGCACTCGCGCTTTATCCCGCAGGAAGAGATCGACGACAGCACCGTGGTGCAATGGCGCTTCGGCGCGGTGGATGCGCAGAGCGGTGGCGTCTTCGCGCCCGCACAGCCAGCGGCCTTCATCCCGGCAGGGACACCGCACTTCAACGGCTTTTCCCCTTCTATTGCCCATCAGCCGCAGCCACAACCCGAGGTGCAGGCTGTGGAGTCGGTGGAGCCGGCCGCCCCGGCTTTCGACGAGGAGCAGCTGCAGCAGATGCTGGCGCAGGCACGCGCCGAGGGCCATGCACAGGGCCTGGCCGAAGGCCGCACCCAGACCCAGCAGCAATGGCAGCAGCACCTGGACGACCATATCAATGGAGCAGGCCGCGAGAGCGCGCAACGTATCGATGGCGTGTTGCAGGGCCTGGAAGACAACTTCAAGCAGCTGCAGTCGGGCATGGCCCAGGAGTTGCTGAATCTGGCCTGCGACATCGCACGCCAGGTGGTGCGCCAGGAGCTGCGCAGCCAGCCCCAGGCCTTGCTGCCCGTGATTCGCGAAGCACTGGACATGCTGGTCGAGGAGAGCCGCCCGGTGACCGTGCGCCTGAACCCCGCAGACTTTGAGCTGCTCGATGAGGCCCTGCGTGCCGAGCATGGTGCGCACAGCCGTATCCAGTGGCTGGGCGATGCCACGATTGCCCAGGGCGATGTCAAGGTGGAATCCGGCGGCTCCGAGATCGACGGCGGTCTGGACAAGCGCTGGCGCCGTGCTGTGGCGGCTCTGGGGCTGGTCTCCACCTGGTATGACGGAGACAAGCCATGA
- the fliJ gene encoding flagellar export protein FliJ, translated as MSSLNALNVAIEAAERKRDAARTALQERQRAQQAAQAQMDQLQGYVLEMQTRWGAQEGLAVQPEVMHHQYQFMERLQHAIGLQTRVVADQDIRLETARQALLAAELRVTSLQKVVQARRRDVALAQMRREQKDTDERATMAFFRRSFGLQLQEA; from the coding sequence ATGTCGTCCTTGAATGCCTTGAACGTCGCCATTGAAGCCGCAGAACGCAAGCGCGATGCGGCCCGCACCGCCTTGCAGGAGCGTCAGCGCGCTCAGCAGGCGGCGCAGGCCCAGATGGATCAGCTGCAGGGCTATGTCCTGGAGATGCAGACGCGCTGGGGGGCCCAGGAAGGGCTGGCCGTGCAGCCAGAAGTCATGCATCACCAGTACCAGTTCATGGAGCGCCTGCAGCACGCCATCGGCTTGCAGACCCGTGTGGTGGCAGATCAGGACATTCGGCTGGAGACCGCACGCCAGGCCCTGCTGGCGGCCGAGCTGCGCGTGACCAGTCTGCAGAAAGTGGTGCAGGCCCGCCGCCGTGATGTGGCACTGGCCCAGATGCGCCGCGAGCAAAAAGATACTGACGAACGCGCCACCATGGCCTTTTTTCGACGCAGCTTCGGCCTGCAACTCCAGGAGGCCTGA
- a CDS encoding flagellar basal body-associated FliL family protein: protein MSANPNAAPVAPAPAKSKKLIVIVAIVAVLAIVAAAAYVLMMQRQHSSADGEEEVSAKATVPTFLPLDNMVANLADPGGDRFVQLGITLELSDEKTASTVKQYLPSIRNGILMLVSQRTADELLAREGKEKLAADILTEVSAPLGFGPSAKKRSRDDEDADEDSPRANRKGPVRRVLFSSFIIQ, encoded by the coding sequence GTGTCAGCCAATCCCAATGCCGCCCCTGTCGCACCTGCTCCTGCCAAAAGCAAGAAGCTGATCGTCATCGTGGCCATCGTTGCCGTGCTGGCCATTGTGGCTGCCGCGGCCTATGTGCTGATGATGCAGCGCCAGCACAGCAGCGCCGATGGCGAAGAAGAAGTCAGCGCCAAAGCCACAGTGCCCACTTTCCTGCCGCTGGACAATATGGTGGCCAATCTGGCCGATCCCGGTGGCGACCGCTTTGTGCAGCTGGGCATCACGCTGGAGCTGTCCGACGAAAAGACGGCTTCCACCGTCAAGCAATACCTGCCCAGCATCCGCAACGGCATTCTGATGCTGGTGTCCCAGCGCACGGCCGACGAGCTGCTGGCGCGCGAGGGCAAGGAAAAGCTGGCCGCCGACATCCTGACCGAGGTCTCGGCGCCGCTGGGCTTCGGCCCGAGCGCCAAGAAGCGTTCGCGTGACGACGAGGACGCCGACGAAGACAGCCCGCGAGCCAATCGCAAGGGGCCTGTGCGTCGCGTGCTGTTCTCCAGCTTCATCATTCAGTAA
- a CDS encoding flagellar hook-length control protein FliK, which produces MAETRIDGPRGGEARTGKAMAQSMSSAKSATAAAGEPGQGFSSLLASLDGFVAAGLPQTALQPAEVPDVKLAPGEQDELLIAQGHAPWMTLVGQTAQLDGQGDTDLRQGVATDFLSGRGHAAQLAHRQALQPGSEQAHAAFMGKDLHSDQAQTYTVKAQAAISFDEAALQPQQDSAAQGQDGGYSALASVTEEAPAARIEPAVHKAQAVPQQGISLQGMTAVQPQALEGLKDLLRAARSPQQDDAAPQGKTAAVQGGADLQAAAAAAGGALGAASAGMQGGGQNSSDFGQSLAGQDAAPTEREQEVSEQVAFWVHQKTQNAALSIQHEGKAIQVQVQLNGQEAHVRFAAGDEQARQLLADGQAQLRELLQAQGLNLSGVSVDAGGAGARSGGDSQGEDAQRGQARVSRVSVNAAELPMGAASARNGARPLQSGVDLFV; this is translated from the coding sequence ATGGCGGAAACCAGAATTGATGGCCCGCGCGGCGGCGAAGCGCGCACCGGCAAGGCCATGGCACAGTCCATGAGCTCGGCCAAAAGCGCTACGGCCGCGGCAGGCGAGCCCGGCCAGGGCTTTTCATCGCTGCTGGCATCGCTGGACGGATTCGTGGCTGCCGGCCTGCCGCAGACGGCGCTGCAGCCTGCCGAGGTGCCGGACGTGAAGCTGGCTCCAGGCGAGCAGGATGAGCTGCTGATCGCTCAAGGCCATGCGCCGTGGATGACCCTGGTGGGACAGACCGCCCAGCTGGATGGACAGGGGGACACCGATTTGCGCCAGGGCGTGGCCACCGACTTTCTTTCAGGCAGAGGCCATGCCGCGCAACTGGCCCATCGCCAGGCTTTGCAGCCCGGGTCCGAGCAGGCGCATGCCGCATTCATGGGCAAGGATTTACATTCAGATCAGGCTCAAACGTATACGGTGAAAGCGCAAGCAGCTATAAGTTTTGATGAGGCTGCTTTACAGCCGCAGCAGGATTCAGCCGCGCAGGGGCAGGACGGTGGGTACAGCGCACTGGCTTCGGTGACTGAAGAGGCGCCTGCTGCGCGCATCGAGCCTGCCGTGCACAAGGCGCAGGCAGTGCCGCAGCAAGGCATCAGCCTGCAGGGCATGACGGCCGTGCAGCCGCAGGCCCTGGAAGGGCTCAAGGATTTGCTGCGTGCGGCCCGCTCGCCCCAGCAGGATGACGCTGCGCCGCAGGGCAAGACGGCGGCAGTGCAGGGCGGGGCAGACTTGCAGGCCGCAGCCGCAGCCGCAGGGGGCGCCCTGGGAGCGGCGAGCGCCGGCATGCAGGGCGGCGGCCAGAACAGCTCCGACTTCGGCCAGAGCCTGGCAGGACAGGATGCTGCACCGACAGAGCGCGAGCAGGAGGTGTCCGAGCAGGTAGCCTTCTGGGTGCATCAGAAAACGCAGAATGCCGCGCTGTCTATCCAGCATGAGGGCAAGGCTATCCAGGTCCAGGTGCAACTGAACGGCCAGGAGGCGCATGTGCGCTTTGCCGCGGGCGATGAGCAGGCACGTCAGCTGCTGGCTGACGGCCAGGCTCAGCTGCGCGAGCTATTGCAGGCGCAGGGGCTGAATCTGAGCGGCGTCAGCGTGGATGCGGGCGGTGCTGGCGCCCGGTCTGGGGGCGACAGCCAGGGCGAGGATGCCCAGCGCGGCCAGGCCAGGGTGTCCCGGGTTTCGGTCAATGCTGCCGAGCTGCCCATGGGTGCGGCCAGCGCACGCAATGGCGCGCGGCCGCTGCAGTCCGGGGTGGACCTTTTCGTGTAA